The genomic interval AAGTTGTAGTGGAGCAGGAAGCGCTCCTTGTAGGTCCCCTCCAGCGCGTCGATGAACTGCTCGTCCTCGCCGGTGCCGAGGGTCGCCACGACCAGCGCCTGGGTCTCGCCGCGGGTGAACAGCGACGAACCATGGGCCCGGGGCAGCACGCCGACCTCGGAGACGATCGAGCGGACCGTTTTTACGTCACGGCCGTCGATGCGGCTTCCGGTGTCGAGGATGTTCCAGCGGACCACCTTGGACTGCGCTTCCTTGAAGGCGGCCTTGACCTTCTCAGGCGCGAACTTCTGCTCGCCCTCGGCCGGGCAGAGCGCGGCCACGACCTTCGCCTTCACGGCGTCGACGGCGGCGTAGCGCTCCTGCTTGACCGTCTTCTTGTAGGCCTCGCGCAGCTCGGTCTCGGCAACGGCGAGAACGGCGGCCTCGACCTCGGCGTTCTCCGGCGCGGTGAAATCGCGCGGCTCCTTGGCGGCCTTCTCGGCCAGACGGATGATCGCCTCGATGACCGGCTGGAAGTGCTTGTGGCCGAACATCACGGCCCCGAGCATCACGTCCTCGGAGAGTTCCTTGGCCTCGGACTCGACCATCAGCACCGCGTCCTGGGTGCCGGCGACGACGAGGTCGAGGGTCGATTCGGCGACTTCCGTCACCAGCGGGTTCAGCTTGTAGCCGCCATTGAGGTAGCCGACGCGGGCCGCGCCGATCGGGCCCATGAAGGGCACGCCCGAGAGGGTGAGGGCGGCCGAGGCCGCGACCATCGCGACGATGTCGGGATCGTTCTCGAGATCGTGGGAGAGGACGGTGACGACGACCTGGGTGTCGTTGCGCCAGCCCTCGACGAAGAGCGGACGGATCGGGCGGTCGATCAGGCGGGAGACCAGCGTCTCCTTCTCGGAGGGACGGCCTTCGCGCTTGAAATAGCCGCCGGGGATGCGGCCGGCGGCGTAGGCGCGCTCCTGGTAGTTCACGGTGAGCGGCAGGAAGTCGATGCCGGCCTTGGGCTCCTTGCCCGCGACCACGGTGGCGAGCACGGTGGTCTCGCCGTAGGTGGCGACCACGGAGCCGTCCGCCTGGCGGGCGGTCTTGCCGGTCTCGAGGACGAGCTTGCGGTCGCCCCAGATCAGCTCTTCACGTTGTACGTCGAACATGTGTCTCTTGCCTTCAAACATACGGTGGGCTGAGCCCGGCGCCGCCAGAGGCAAGACGGCGAGACGCTTCGTCTGAAAAGAAGCGTCTCGCGATCCTGCCCTGGCGCCCTGCGCCTTCAAGCCGCCCGGATCGGACCGG from Methylobacterium sp. AMS5 carries:
- the pnp gene encoding polyribonucleotide nucleotidyltransferase; its protein translation is MFDVQREELIWGDRKLVLETGKTARQADGSVVATYGETTVLATVVAGKEPKAGIDFLPLTVNYQERAYAAGRIPGGYFKREGRPSEKETLVSRLIDRPIRPLFVEGWRNDTQVVVTVLSHDLENDPDIVAMVAASAALTLSGVPFMGPIGAARVGYLNGGYKLNPLVTEVAESTLDLVVAGTQDAVLMVESEAKELSEDVMLGAVMFGHKHFQPVIEAIIRLAEKAAKEPRDFTAPENAEVEAAVLAVAETELREAYKKTVKQERYAAVDAVKAKVVAALCPAEGEQKFAPEKVKAAFKEAQSKVVRWNILDTGSRIDGRDVKTVRSIVSEVGVLPRAHGSSLFTRGETQALVVATLGTGEDEQFIDALEGTYKERFLLHYNFPPYSVGETGRMGSPGRREIGHGKLAWRAIRPVLPPAHEFPYTIRVVSEITESNGSSSMASVCGGSLSLMDAGVPLRRPVAGIAMGLILEGERFAVLSDILGDEDHLGDMDFKVAGSEEGITSLQMDIKIAGITEEIMKIALAQAKDGRAHILGEMSKALTAARPELGEYAPRIETMQIPTDKIRDVIGTGGKIIREIVEKTGAKINIEDTGIVKIASSDGKAIKAAYNWIRSIVAEPEAGTIYDGTIVKIMEFGAFVNFFGAKDGLVHISELAAQRVAKVGDVVKEGQKVKVKFLGADERGKIRLSMKVVDQETGEDLTEKLKAERAERGEPEREERSDRGDRGDRGPRRDRGERRRESSGE